TTTAAATTATTATTACATCAAAAAAGCCAATAACAGCCCGCAAATAATAATGATTATAGAAAGTAAGATCATCCCTACACGATACCCTTTCTCTCCCCACAAGTATCCTAACCAATACAGGAAACCAAAGGGGCGAGTACCTTGCATTTGCAACAC
The window above is part of the Butyricimonas paravirosa genome. Proteins encoded here:
- a CDS encoding Imm17 family immunity protein; the protein is MKDKDLSSDIPAEYTVWLIPLFGIVMLIGAIQKWKWVLQMQGTRPFGFLYWLGYLWGEKGYRVGMILLSIIIIICGLLLAFLM